A region from the Pseudomonadota bacterium genome encodes:
- a CDS encoding OmpA family protein, whose product MFARPALKRGSKPEGESPFWISFSDLMSALMVLFLVVMAVTLVAVTKKYDEDTRAEIARASAIRKIMDMIADDPASRGVVVDRQNFRVDLGKDVRFESNSYVISIPAGQFIRSYVPVLLRAKATPEGQQWMRRIVVEGFTDEDGTYLYNLQLSLDRSRSVVCSLFQNTAAPDGLSSDQLRKVQDLFLVGGYSFNSIQRDKAASRRVEFKIDFWGLDEDRPRPNETLANKEFGKC is encoded by the coding sequence ATGTTCGCGCGACCTGCACTTAAGCGAGGATCCAAGCCCGAAGGCGAGAGTCCCTTCTGGATTTCGTTTTCCGATCTCATGTCAGCGTTGATGGTGTTGTTTCTCGTAGTAATGGCGGTAACCCTCGTGGCGGTTACCAAAAAATACGACGAGGATACGAGGGCCGAGATCGCGCGTGCCAGCGCTATTAGAAAAATCATGGACATGATTGCGGACGATCCTGCGAGCAGAGGAGTAGTCGTTGACCGGCAAAATTTCCGCGTTGACCTCGGCAAAGACGTTCGTTTTGAAAGCAATAGTTACGTCATCAGTATACCGGCGGGGCAGTTTATTAGGAGCTACGTGCCAGTACTTTTGCGCGCCAAGGCGACCCCAGAAGGGCAGCAGTGGATGCGTCGAATTGTAGTAGAAGGATTCACTGACGAGGATGGTACGTATTTATACAATTTGCAGCTAAGTCTAGATAGAAGCCGCAGCGTGGTTTGCTCCCTATTCCAAAATACGGCGGCTCCTGACGGACTTTCGAGCGACCAGCTCAGGAAAGTTCAGGACCTATTTCTTGTTGGTGGCTATTCATTCAATTCCATACAAAGAGACAAAGCAGCCAGTCGGCGCGTTGAATTCAAAATTGACTTCTGGGGGCTAGATGAAGACCGCCCCAGACCCAATGAGACGCTCGCAAACAAAGAGTTCGGCAAATGTTAG
- a CDS encoding restriction endonuclease yields the protein MGLFDFFRRDGAASPAPTGSGVAWSESGVRVEFSRALQSPSVEGLLNAIEDSGPEESILGAYLAQLVGEGRCSLGTQSALISWEDIYHLQTSAEHVGAMYLLGLPPSGPLRPVLDSTGALSDPSFGLRIAAWADGGQQAAIERLDGAVATVAGKPQMLSRDAWATVTEINRFGSREEATKTQHENELAWGRIRQIADNAGALYANRYLETTYVLTPGTLRLSLSKEQTPFGRVLTVSPTFDGAPDGWLTAFDGFNSVQSHYDLTRGAGRIRVVISEPVREVLSVIKREMPGRRVAGQKAEKFIHNPWAFLGEAAHEAMVVEEFERDRADAGAVSNTFSIVGRYGEGRINSTDLVVTEFFADGSAQTNRHAMVSAAHLEEFLIALKVALEGDREQFAWEEYDLTIDGESPTQLAQGQQLLNLWRSQPQESISFGDIYELDGYSGRIEGIGVARPIYVPVFQREKARDGDATVWVPSDLTPMVKVVLQGHEGEVLIPLSEQWVEDFEIQVKDAEMNGDASVSSDRLPTEITTAQARSLIDGFRSMLGAQESVKNEQPTTQKEKRGRPETLLVKTNFHGVDYLEERRIMLALPTGAVAHMPKSMRAGVSVKQHQHEGIAWLQHLVSKSPSACRGALLADDMGLGKTLQLLTVLGTYYERNPNAAPSVIFAPKSLLDNWANEANKFFTPSFPDFLILYGDELKKRKQPLGLIDSQLQTKGIVDLLRPGWVGASKIIVTTYEVLTSYEFSFAKQAFAIVICDEAQRIKTPGTLVTLAVKKLKADFRIACTGTPVENSLADLWCLFDFVQPGLLGALEEFGRSYRRPIEGETDDLKQSLERLQAMISPQTLRRTKADIADELPKKFFAVKAVGDVQVQFKSVLEERERLEIALTDYQRVLYKGGLRKLQDAAKEIDGRKRAQLSFGALHLMKAVCAEPYCLPGNKFKVDHAGRDAHLGNSPKLRWLLDRLDEVRSAGQKAIVFTELREVQAALYYFLKDAFNLKPFIINGETQGRQAYIDKFSASEGFDVIILSTLAAGAGLNVTAANHVFHFTRAWNPAKESQATDRAFRIGQERDVYVYCPTVISGEFVTFEERLDQLLKRKAGLAGATLDDGGLAAMLKATSKDATLSELLGEGEGGEAPPRRYLTLDDVDRMDGFSFEVFCCLLWTKRGYSAMVTQKRGGDGGVDVVALSGQEGELLQCKSSINSQIGWDAIKEVTAGAARYQARYSGRRMRKLAVTNQTFTSGAKVQADANLVDMVSRDNLAEMLGMHPITNYEFEEAILEWMPVMRESA from the coding sequence ATGGGGCTCTTCGATTTCTTCAGAAGGGATGGCGCCGCAAGCCCCGCGCCGACCGGATCGGGTGTGGCATGGTCCGAGAGCGGGGTTCGGGTCGAATTTTCCAGAGCGTTGCAGTCACCCTCGGTTGAGGGGCTGCTAAATGCAATTGAAGATTCCGGTCCAGAGGAGTCCATTTTAGGAGCCTACCTCGCACAGCTCGTCGGTGAAGGAAGATGCTCCCTAGGGACGCAATCGGCCCTGATCTCTTGGGAAGACATCTACCACCTGCAAACCTCAGCAGAACATGTAGGGGCTATGTACCTGCTCGGCCTGCCGCCATCGGGGCCATTGCGCCCCGTTCTCGACAGTACCGGCGCGTTATCTGACCCAAGCTTCGGGCTTAGAATCGCCGCCTGGGCGGACGGCGGCCAACAGGCAGCGATCGAGCGACTGGACGGCGCCGTCGCGACCGTTGCGGGAAAACCGCAGATGCTTTCGAGAGACGCTTGGGCGACCGTCACCGAAATCAATAGATTCGGATCACGTGAAGAAGCCACGAAGACACAGCATGAGAATGAACTAGCGTGGGGCCGAATTCGCCAGATAGCCGACAACGCCGGTGCCCTGTATGCCAATCGATACCTAGAAACGACCTATGTACTAACGCCAGGCACTCTTCGGCTGAGCTTATCTAAAGAACAGACGCCATTCGGAAGAGTGCTGACTGTATCCCCGACCTTTGACGGCGCGCCGGATGGCTGGCTGACTGCTTTCGACGGCTTTAACTCCGTGCAATCCCATTACGACCTTACCAGGGGGGCTGGTCGAATCCGAGTCGTTATCTCCGAACCCGTAAGGGAGGTTCTTTCGGTTATCAAGAGAGAGATGCCTGGGCGCCGAGTTGCAGGGCAAAAGGCTGAGAAATTTATACATAATCCGTGGGCATTCTTAGGTGAGGCTGCCCATGAGGCAATGGTAGTAGAGGAGTTCGAAAGAGATCGCGCAGACGCGGGAGCGGTCTCAAATACGTTCAGTATCGTAGGACGGTATGGCGAGGGACGCATCAATTCCACGGACCTTGTCGTAACCGAATTTTTCGCGGATGGATCGGCCCAGACAAACAGGCACGCGATGGTGTCGGCAGCTCATCTTGAGGAGTTTCTGATTGCTCTCAAGGTCGCGCTTGAGGGCGATCGTGAGCAGTTTGCGTGGGAAGAATACGATCTTACCATCGACGGTGAATCGCCAACACAGCTCGCTCAGGGACAGCAACTTTTGAATCTCTGGCGTTCACAGCCGCAGGAGTCCATATCTTTCGGAGACATATATGAGCTTGACGGCTATAGCGGAAGAATCGAAGGCATCGGCGTAGCGAGACCGATTTACGTCCCGGTGTTTCAGCGTGAGAAGGCAAGGGATGGTGACGCAACAGTATGGGTCCCCAGTGATTTAACTCCGATGGTCAAAGTGGTCTTGCAGGGTCATGAGGGAGAGGTCCTCATTCCATTGAGCGAGCAGTGGGTCGAGGACTTTGAAATCCAGGTGAAAGATGCAGAAATGAATGGCGATGCTTCAGTTAGTAGCGATCGTCTTCCAACGGAGATCACTACAGCTCAAGCACGGTCATTGATTGATGGATTCCGAAGCATGCTCGGGGCCCAGGAAAGCGTGAAGAACGAGCAGCCGACTACACAAAAGGAAAAAAGAGGACGTCCTGAAACGCTGCTGGTAAAGACAAACTTTCATGGAGTGGATTACCTGGAAGAGCGACGAATCATGCTCGCCCTTCCCACGGGGGCAGTGGCTCATATGCCAAAATCAATGCGAGCAGGCGTGAGCGTCAAGCAGCATCAACACGAGGGAATTGCATGGCTGCAGCACCTCGTTTCGAAATCTCCTTCTGCATGTCGTGGTGCTTTGTTGGCCGACGATATGGGGTTGGGAAAAACCTTGCAGTTGTTGACTGTGCTGGGGACTTACTATGAGCGGAACCCAAATGCGGCACCTTCGGTCATTTTTGCGCCCAAGAGTTTGCTCGACAACTGGGCCAACGAGGCTAACAAATTTTTTACCCCCTCGTTCCCCGATTTTCTCATTCTGTATGGGGACGAACTTAAGAAGCGCAAGCAGCCACTCGGCCTTATCGACAGTCAATTACAAACTAAAGGGATTGTCGATCTTCTAAGGCCCGGCTGGGTAGGGGCCAGTAAGATTATCGTTACCACTTACGAAGTCTTGACCTCCTATGAGTTCTCGTTTGCTAAGCAGGCGTTTGCGATCGTTATTTGCGACGAAGCACAGCGTATTAAGACGCCAGGCACGCTTGTAACTCTAGCGGTCAAGAAGCTAAAAGCCGATTTCCGAATTGCCTGCACTGGGACGCCGGTCGAGAACTCGCTTGCGGACCTGTGGTGTCTTTTCGACTTTGTGCAACCTGGTTTGCTCGGCGCTCTTGAAGAATTCGGGCGTTCCTATAGACGTCCTATCGAGGGCGAGACCGATGATCTCAAGCAGTCGCTAGAACGGCTCCAAGCAATGATCAGTCCGCAAACCCTTCGCCGGACCAAGGCTGACATTGCTGACGAATTGCCAAAGAAGTTCTTCGCCGTCAAGGCAGTTGGCGATGTACAGGTGCAATTTAAATCAGTCTTGGAGGAAAGAGAACGGCTTGAAATCGCTCTAACAGACTATCAACGTGTCCTTTACAAAGGAGGTCTGAGAAAGCTGCAGGATGCGGCCAAGGAGATTGACGGGCGTAAGCGCGCACAGCTCTCTTTTGGGGCCCTGCATTTGATGAAGGCAGTCTGTGCCGAACCCTACTGCTTGCCCGGCAATAAGTTTAAGGTCGATCACGCGGGTCGCGACGCCCACTTAGGGAATTCGCCAAAGCTAAGATGGCTCTTGGATCGACTCGACGAAGTCCGAAGTGCTGGCCAAAAGGCCATCGTCTTTACAGAGTTGAGGGAGGTTCAGGCTGCGCTTTACTACTTCCTCAAAGACGCTTTCAATTTGAAGCCATTTATCATCAACGGCGAGACCCAGGGCCGCCAAGCCTACATCGATAAATTCTCCGCGAGTGAAGGTTTTGACGTGATTATCTTGTCAACACTTGCGGCCGGTGCGGGACTAAACGTCACCGCAGCGAATCATGTATTTCATTTTACGCGCGCCTGGAATCCGGCCAAAGAATCGCAAGCTACTGACCGCGCCTTTCGGATCGGTCAAGAGCGCGACGTATACGTTTACTGCCCTACGGTCATATCGGGCGAGTTTGTCACCTTCGAAGAGCGTCTGGATCAGTTGTTGAAGCGCAAAGCAGGTTTGGCGGGCGCTACGTTGGACGACGGCGGGCTGGCGGCGATGCTTAAAGCGACAAGTAAGGATGCGACCCTTTCAGAGCTACTTGGCGAAGGGGAGGGTGGCGAAGCGCCGCCGAGGCGCTACCTCACTTTGGATGACGTGGATCGTATGGATGGATTTAGCTTCGAGGTCTTTTGTTGCCTGCTATGGACCAAGCGCGGATATTCCGCAATGGTCACTCAGAAGCGAGGCGGCGATGGTGGTGTTGATGTCGTAGCGCTATCTGGCCAAGAAGGCGAGCTTTTGCAATGTAAGAGTTCAATTAATAGCCAAATCGGTTGGGACGCAATTAAGGAAGTCACGGCTGGGGCGGCCAGATACCAAGCCAGATATTCCGGTAGAAGAATGAGAAAACTGGCAGTGACCAACCAAACGTTTACCAGCGGGGCCAAGGTGCAGGCAGACGCCAACCTAGTAGATATGGTTAGTCGCGATAATTTAGCGGAGATGCTGGGGATGCATCCAATAACGAACTATGAGTTCGAGGAAGCAATATTGGAGTGGATGCCAGTTATGCGGGAGTCGGCTTAG
- a CDS encoding helix-turn-helix domain-containing protein, translated as MPTPHHPPAAVRRILRKLGADIHDARRRRRLPMAVVAERAFTSRSTLQKVEAGDANVSIGIYAAVLQALGLLDGLGEVADIAGDSVGQALASAELPKRVRLRRPSEPPAHE; from the coding sequence ATGCCTACACCACACCACCCGCCCGCCGCAGTACGGCGCATCCTGCGCAAGCTAGGCGCGGACATTCATGACGCTCGTCGGCGGCGGCGCCTGCCCATGGCCGTGGTGGCCGAACGCGCGTTCACGTCCCGCTCGACCCTGCAAAAGGTCGAAGCGGGGGACGCCAATGTCAGCATTGGCATATACGCCGCGGTCCTGCAGGCGCTTGGCCTGCTCGATGGCCTCGGCGAGGTAGCCGACATCGCCGGCGACAGTGTCGGCCAAGCCCTCGCCAGCGCGGAGCTGCCGAAGCGCGTTCGCTTAAGACGACCTTCCGAACCACCGGCCCATGAGTGA
- the zorA gene encoding anti-phage defense ZorAB system ZorA, whose translation MNELPQILGSIHPSLATLHDLPLYVFLLVVALTTAFLLGYLIKGTQVWFQLWNSGRKVRRLGREASPPQPQEVAKIFRWEPAKHLWEEYADTLHELHKASSGFDALVEVRATVPAESMFTREVLVDSRLFDDFTRHLPGILTGLGIIGTFAGLLEGLKKFDPSTTATAVQGLGPLMTGVQHAFVASGMAIACAMGVVFLSRLALALLYRLVEHLTHGIDSLYSTGAGEEYLARLVRSSEQSAASTAQLKDALVEDLNKLMTNLVERQIKAQDASAVTLGDRIGESISSALAEPMKRVSEAMEVTTKGNTEQVSTVLETLLTGFMAKLEDTFGGQMRGINEQMQRSMESMAAIQTSLEDLLTDIKRTNEQAANQMSGTLEDAMKKAADNQQLLTSQMREFVQDFRKLVTEEQNKSKQAMDEAVMKVLSEVADAMNSLESLRKSSAAEETGRNDRLASQTNQLVGGLTTQVEVLLGVIADQVEKTQKNVDELGNVSLRAIDGMNEGALTMGVAAQRFETAGNAVTTVLDRSTKISEGLGTAAASLQTAATVIRQGFEQYDSTRKTVDTQVAGLMGLIESAKKEAGVSKELVASIKASAEAMRKSEAESREHLDLVNAALVKAFTDFGSSLVSQVKSAIAETDRHLAQGTGHLNGVVQELANAVQRMKRA comes from the coding sequence ATGAACGAACTACCGCAGATACTCGGCTCAATTCACCCCTCGCTGGCAACACTCCATGACCTGCCTCTGTACGTTTTCTTACTAGTCGTCGCATTGACGACCGCGTTCCTGCTTGGCTATCTCATTAAAGGAACTCAAGTCTGGTTCCAGCTTTGGAACAGCGGCCGGAAGGTTCGTCGTTTAGGAAGGGAAGCCAGCCCGCCGCAGCCTCAAGAGGTTGCGAAGATCTTTCGTTGGGAACCAGCGAAGCATCTGTGGGAAGAATACGCCGATACCTTACACGAGCTTCATAAGGCGTCATCTGGCTTCGATGCATTGGTCGAAGTCCGAGCCACCGTACCTGCGGAGAGTATGTTTACACGCGAGGTACTCGTCGACAGTCGACTATTCGATGATTTCACCAGGCACCTTCCCGGAATCCTCACCGGGCTGGGCATCATCGGCACGTTCGCAGGACTGCTAGAAGGATTAAAGAAATTCGACCCTTCAACGACTGCCACGGCAGTGCAAGGATTAGGCCCCCTGATGACGGGGGTACAGCACGCATTTGTGGCATCCGGTATGGCAATTGCGTGTGCCATGGGCGTCGTCTTCCTGAGTCGACTTGCGCTCGCTCTTCTGTATCGTCTGGTCGAGCACCTGACTCACGGCATCGATAGTCTCTATTCAACGGGGGCGGGAGAAGAGTACCTGGCGCGTCTTGTTAGGTCATCGGAACAAAGCGCCGCAAGTACAGCGCAACTTAAGGACGCGCTTGTCGAAGATCTTAATAAGTTAATGACCAATCTGGTAGAAAGACAGATCAAGGCACAGGACGCATCCGCAGTCACCCTTGGCGACCGCATTGGGGAGTCAATTTCTTCGGCACTCGCTGAACCGATGAAACGCGTCAGCGAGGCTATGGAGGTTACTACGAAGGGTAATACAGAACAGGTCAGTACCGTACTTGAGACCTTGCTGACTGGTTTTATGGCAAAGTTGGAGGACACATTCGGTGGCCAGATGCGTGGAATAAACGAGCAAATGCAGCGCTCGATGGAATCAATGGCCGCAATTCAGACGTCGTTGGAAGATCTTCTGACCGACATAAAGCGTACTAACGAGCAAGCGGCCAATCAGATGAGTGGCACGCTCGAAGACGCAATGAAAAAGGCCGCAGACAATCAACAACTCCTAACAAGCCAGATGCGGGAATTTGTTCAGGATTTTCGAAAGCTGGTCACAGAAGAGCAGAACAAGTCAAAACAGGCGATGGACGAAGCGGTGATGAAGGTCCTTAGTGAAGTCGCCGACGCTATGAATAGTCTTGAGTCGCTCCGAAAGAGCTCCGCAGCGGAGGAAACTGGTCGCAACGACCGACTCGCATCTCAGACAAATCAGTTGGTCGGAGGACTGACTACCCAAGTAGAGGTGCTGCTAGGCGTCATAGCTGATCAAGTAGAGAAGACCCAGAAGAACGTGGACGAGCTTGGAAACGTCTCCTTGCGGGCCATCGATGGCATGAATGAAGGCGCTCTTACCATGGGAGTCGCGGCTCAGCGGTTTGAGACGGCTGGCAACGCAGTGACGACGGTACTCGATAGATCGACCAAGATATCCGAAGGGCTTGGCACTGCTGCGGCCTCGCTTCAGACCGCAGCGACCGTTATTCGCCAGGGATTCGAGCAGTATGACTCAACCCGAAAGACAGTTGACACCCAGGTAGCGGGCCTGATGGGCCTAATCGAGTCGGCCAAAAAAGAAGCTGGCGTGTCGAAGGAGTTAGTAGCAAGCATCAAGGCAAGCGCCGAAGCGATGCGGAAGTCTGAGGCGGAGAGTCGTGAACATCTAGATTTGGTGAATGCCGCCTTAGTTAAGGCGTTCACTGATTTTGGTAGTTCTCTTGTCAGCCAAGTGAAGTCCGCAATTGCCGAGACGGACAGACATCTTGCCCAGGGTACCGGGCACCTGAATGGGGTCGTGCAGGAACTTGCAAACGCTGTTCAACGTATGAAGCGAGCCTGA
- a CDS encoding type II toxin-antitoxin system HipA family toxin codes for MSDIEVHIDLDGRTRPVGVARSNKVRGNELVVFEYAPEWLADPARFSIEPALALTRGSFAPRAGQTIFGSIGDSAPDTWGRRLMQRAERRLAEREGRAVRTLAESDYLLGVADETRLGALRFRRTGEDVFQAPIRDGVPALVDLGRLLAVTERILRDEETDEDFQLIFAPGSSLGGARPKASVIDQHGRLFIAKFPKETDEYSMETWEEIALRLAERAGIATPSHELLEVGGKAVLLSRRFDREGALRIPFLSAMAMTGSKDGERGSYPEIVDAITRHGAQGKADAQALYRRVAFNVLISNVDDHLRNHGFLWLGKSGWSLSPAYDLNPVPTDLKARVLTTNVDLDEGTCSIDLLEAASGYFGLGLGSARAIIKEVAVVTATWRETARQAGGRAAEINRMASAFEHDELRQALAL; via the coding sequence ATGAGTGACATCGAAGTCCATATCGACCTCGACGGACGCACGCGTCCTGTCGGTGTGGCCCGCAGCAATAAGGTGCGCGGCAACGAGTTAGTCGTGTTCGAGTACGCGCCGGAATGGCTCGCCGATCCGGCACGCTTCTCAATTGAGCCCGCCCTCGCTTTAACGCGTGGCAGCTTTGCACCACGTGCCGGGCAAACCATCTTCGGATCCATCGGCGATTCCGCACCTGACACCTGGGGACGGCGCCTCATGCAACGCGCCGAGCGACGCCTGGCCGAGCGTGAGGGCCGGGCGGTCCGCACCCTGGCCGAGAGCGACTATCTACTCGGCGTTGCCGACGAAACCCGGCTTGGCGCTTTACGCTTCCGCCGGACTGGCGAAGATGTTTTCCAGGCGCCCATTCGCGACGGCGTGCCTGCTTTGGTCGACCTCGGACGCCTCCTCGCCGTGACCGAGCGCATCCTGCGCGATGAAGAAACGGACGAAGATTTCCAGCTCATCTTCGCGCCAGGATCTTCGCTTGGCGGTGCGCGCCCCAAGGCATCGGTCATCGATCAACACGGCCGCCTCTTCATCGCGAAGTTTCCGAAGGAGACCGACGAATACAGCATGGAGACCTGGGAGGAGATCGCCCTGCGCCTCGCTGAGCGCGCCGGCATCGCGACGCCCTCGCATGAATTGCTGGAGGTCGGAGGAAAGGCGGTGCTCCTGTCGCGACGCTTCGATAGGGAGGGCGCTTTGCGCATCCCGTTCCTCTCCGCGATGGCCATGACGGGATCCAAGGACGGGGAGCGCGGAAGCTATCCGGAAATCGTCGATGCGATCACCCGGCATGGCGCTCAAGGTAAAGCCGATGCACAGGCGCTCTATCGTCGCGTCGCCTTCAACGTGCTGATCTCTAATGTCGACGACCACCTGCGCAATCATGGCTTCCTGTGGCTAGGCAAGTCGGGCTGGTCGCTTTCCCCCGCCTATGACCTCAATCCTGTGCCGACCGACCTGAAAGCGCGTGTGCTGACGACCAACGTCGATCTCGACGAAGGCACCTGCTCCATTGACCTGCTTGAAGCCGCTTCAGGATATTTTGGTCTTGGCCTCGGATCGGCGCGCGCCATCATTAAAGAGGTGGCTGTGGTAACAGCGACTTGGCGGGAGACTGCGAGGCAGGCGGGGGGGCGCGCTGCAGAAATCAACCGTATGGCCAGTGCTTTTGAGCACGACGAGCTCAGGCAGGCGCTTGCCCTATGA